Proteins encoded together in one Prochlorococcus marinus str. MIT 9211 window:
- a CDS encoding LysM peptidoglycan-binding domain-containing protein: protein MQKLIALLTLFYLTPIPSFAQSVTVNPGDTLSKIASLYEVSIRSIMDLNQIYDADALQVGQRIKLPENAKSSLIASDISHIVKSGESIEEIASNYNVKGEDIIRLNRINNPNYLYIGQKLIMPQGALGQRTSNSNKKKSYKAYHVISKGESLGMISKAYNIPIKDLISNNNIYNPNVIQPGSKLYLVSKKDRASSSNSFFRKNSTEAKSFNEVKWRDYGHLKVKWSSWKQMDGSYVAPALNMQGNPLFIAVNCPSHKLNSTGKGNKWKDWIAPSKGFEFNLLDDLCR from the coding sequence ATGCAAAAATTAATTGCTCTGTTAACACTTTTCTATTTAACACCGATACCTTCCTTTGCACAATCAGTTACCGTCAATCCAGGAGACACTTTATCAAAGATTGCAAGCCTATATGAAGTCTCAATTAGATCAATAATGGATCTCAATCAAATTTATGATGCAGATGCTTTACAAGTTGGTCAAAGAATAAAACTCCCAGAGAATGCAAAAAGTTCTCTAATTGCAAGTGATATTTCTCATATTGTTAAAAGTGGAGAAAGTATTGAAGAGATAGCATCAAACTACAACGTGAAAGGAGAAGATATTATAAGATTAAATCGCATTAATAATCCTAATTACCTATATATAGGACAAAAGCTGATAATGCCTCAGGGCGCATTGGGCCAAAGAACCTCTAATTCCAATAAGAAGAAAAGTTATAAGGCTTACCATGTTATTTCAAAGGGAGAAAGCTTGGGGATGATATCCAAGGCTTACAATATTCCGATTAAAGACTTGATTAGCAATAATAATATCTACAACCCAAATGTTATTCAACCTGGTTCTAAGCTTTATCTCGTTAGCAAAAAAGACCGTGCTAGTTCTAGTAATTCATTCTTCAGAAAAAACTCTACAGAAGCAAAGAGTTTTAATGAGGTTAAGTGGCGTGATTATGGCCATCTCAAAGTAAAATGGTCTAGTTGGAAACAAATGGATGGAAGCTATGTTGCCCCTGCATTAAACATGCAAGGTAATCCTTTATTTATTGCCGTTAATTGTCCATCACATAAGCTAAACTCTACTGGGAAAGGCAATAAGTGGAAAGATTGGATAGCTCCTAGTAAAGGGTTTGAATTTAACTTATTAGATGATCTTTGTAGGTAG